Proteins encoded in a region of the Microcoleus sp. bin38.metabat.b11b12b14.051 genome:
- the dacB gene encoding D-alanyl-D-alanine carboxypeptidase/D-alanyl-D-alanine-endopeptidase gives MKITGITVSLLVLILGRTSAVVAQTPAVAGDICPGDLGAKVDAIANRAEFSRSRWGILIQPLSSTATLYSRDATKYFIPASNVKLLTTAAALQKLGADFRIKTSVYGGANGSFYVAGRGDPSIAEPQLKDLAQQLKRRGVDRINELIGDDSYFQGSAVNPNWEWEDAQSGYGAPVNSLIFNQNAIELVLSPQDLGQPLKVTFAEPKLANQWQIQNNSVTVASTESEFIEVGREFDRPIIRVSGQLKVGAESESAYVAVVNPAPNFLQHFQQVLVAEGIPVKQALVASASRNLNQELAFVTSPPLAELVKETNRESNNLYAEVLLRLLGKVTGILPVPQAVTGKMPVPQEDTGKMPVPQEDTGEVGLKELKTALTQLGVNPNSYILADGSGLSRHNLISPEALVQTLRLMANSPAGSIYRASLPVAGESGTLKNRFNGTPSRVILQAKTGTLSGVSALSGYIEVPNYEPLVFSIIVNQSDLSAAKMRSATDEIVLLLNRLRRC, from the coding sequence GTGAAAATCACAGGAATTACGGTTAGTTTGTTAGTCCTAATTCTGGGGCGCACGTCGGCGGTAGTCGCTCAAACGCCTGCGGTGGCTGGTGATATTTGTCCTGGGGATTTGGGGGCGAAGGTAGATGCGATCGCCAATCGTGCAGAATTTAGCCGATCGCGCTGGGGCATTTTGATTCAACCGCTATCATCTACCGCGACTCTCTACAGCCGCGACGCCACCAAATATTTTATTCCCGCATCCAATGTCAAGCTGCTAACCACGGCGGCTGCTTTGCAGAAACTCGGTGCAGATTTTCGGATTAAGACATCGGTTTACGGCGGCGCAAATGGGAGTTTTTATGTTGCTGGTAGGGGCGATCCGAGCATTGCTGAACCTCAGTTGAAGGATTTGGCGCAGCAGTTGAAACGCCGCGGAGTCGATCGCATAAATGAGTTGATTGGCGATGACAGCTATTTTCAAGGCAGTGCAGTCAATCCGAATTGGGAATGGGAAGACGCGCAATCTGGCTATGGCGCGCCGGTTAACAGTTTAATTTTCAATCAAAATGCGATCGAGCTTGTTTTGTCCCCGCAGGATCTCGGGCAACCGCTGAAAGTCACTTTTGCCGAACCCAAGTTAGCAAATCAGTGGCAAATTCAGAACAATTCAGTCACAGTCGCCTCCACTGAATCCGAGTTTATTGAAGTTGGCAGGGAATTCGATCGCCCTATCATTCGAGTTAGCGGACAGTTGAAAGTTGGTGCGGAATCTGAATCAGCTTATGTCGCAGTTGTCAATCCCGCGCCTAACTTTTTGCAACATTTTCAGCAAGTTTTGGTGGCTGAGGGAATCCCTGTCAAACAAGCTTTAGTTGCCTCTGCTTCTCGCAATTTAAATCAGGAATTAGCCTTTGTGACATCGCCACCGCTGGCGGAGTTGGTGAAGGAAACTAATCGGGAAAGCAACAATCTTTATGCAGAAGTTTTATTGAGATTGTTGGGGAAAGTCACAGGCATCTTGCCTGTGCCACAAGCAGTCACAGGCAAGATGCCTGTGCCACAAGAGGATACAGGCAAGATGCCTGTGCCACAAGAGGATACAGGTGAAGTTGGTTTAAAAGAGTTAAAAACAGCTTTAACTCAATTAGGCGTAAATCCAAACAGCTATATATTGGCTGACGGTTCGGGACTTTCCCGCCACAATTTAATTAGTCCAGAAGCCTTGGTGCAAACTTTGAGATTGATGGCGAATTCACCTGCTGGATCTATTTATCGCGCCTCACTGCCCGTGGCTGGCGAAAGCGGCACTTTAAAAAATCGATTTAATGGTACACCAAGCCGCGTAATTTTGCAAGCAAAAACTGGAACTTTGAGCGGAGTTTCGGCGCTGTCAGGATATATCGAAGTGCCGAATTACGAGCCGCTGGTGTTTAGCATTATCGTCAATCAATCTGACCTATCGGCTGCAAAAATGCGATCGGCAACGGACGAAATTGTGCTATTATTAAATCGCCTCCGTCGCTGTTAA
- a CDS encoding (2Fe-2S) ferredoxin domain-containing protein: protein MPESPAPEADSQPEARCVLVCQYQSCLRNGSAAVLAAFEAQPVAGVTVKASSCQGQCNTGPTVRVTPDEIWYCRVKPSDVPSIVEEHLKGGKPVEALFNPRIHMRYYY, encoded by the coding sequence ATGCCAGAATCTCCAGCCCCAGAAGCAGACAGCCAACCAGAAGCCCGCTGTGTATTAGTTTGCCAGTATCAATCTTGCCTGAGAAATGGTTCAGCAGCGGTACTCGCTGCTTTTGAAGCCCAACCAGTTGCAGGGGTAACAGTTAAGGCTTCTAGCTGTCAGGGACAGTGCAACACGGGCCCGACTGTGCGAGTCACCCCAGATGAAATCTGGTATTGTCGAGTTAAACCGAGTGATGTACCGTCGATCGTGGAAGAGCACCTCAAAGGGGGAAAACCCGTAGAGGCGCTGTTCAATCCGAGAATTCATATGCGCTATTACTATTAA